A genomic stretch from uncultured Pseudodesulfovibrio sp. includes:
- the panB gene encoding 3-methyl-2-oxobutanoate hydroxymethyltransferase, translating to MSYSKTKTSTDKAAPISAPVIQAMKGANKICCMTAYDYSSGMIADAAGMDLVLVGDSLAMVVLGHADTLSVTVDEMVHHIRATSRGVKRALLVGDMPFMSYCTVERALETGGRFISEGRAKAVKLEGGANVCPQIKALTDAGIPVMAHVGLTPQHVAKFGGFKAQGKSADATRALIEDAQAVEAAGAFSVVLEAIPVEAAELITEAVDIPTIGIGAGNVTDGQILVYHDTLGLFNRFTPKFVRRFAELGEESRTALARYCDDVRRGTFPGDKNTFYMPEDQLSQVRKIKIKNKKK from the coding sequence ATGAGCTACTCCAAAACAAAAACGTCCACGGATAAGGCCGCTCCCATCTCCGCCCCTGTCATCCAGGCAATGAAGGGAGCAAACAAGATATGCTGCATGACAGCTTACGATTACTCGTCAGGGATGATTGCTGATGCTGCAGGCATGGATCTCGTGCTTGTGGGCGACTCACTTGCCATGGTCGTACTCGGGCATGCTGACACCCTGTCCGTGACAGTGGATGAAATGGTCCACCATATCCGCGCCACCAGCCGTGGCGTCAAACGCGCACTACTCGTCGGTGACATGCCGTTCATGTCCTACTGCACTGTTGAACGTGCGCTTGAGACTGGTGGAAGATTCATCAGTGAGGGTCGTGCCAAGGCGGTCAAACTCGAAGGCGGGGCAAACGTCTGTCCGCAGATCAAGGCGCTCACCGATGCGGGTATCCCGGTCATGGCGCATGTGGGACTGACCCCACAACACGTAGCAAAATTCGGTGGATTCAAGGCTCAGGGCAAGTCCGCTGACGCCACACGCGCGCTCATCGAAGACGCACAGGCCGTTGAAGCTGCCGGAGCATTTTCTGTCGTGCTTGAAGCCATCCCCGTGGAAGCCGCCGAGCTCATCACCGAAGCCGTAGATATCCCCACCATCGGCATTGGAGCCGGCAATGTCACTGACGGTCAGATTCTTGTATATCACGACACACTCGGTCTCTTTAACCGCTTCACGCCGAAGTTTGTCCGCCGTTTTGCCGAACTAGGTGAGGAGTCACGAACCGCCCTTGCCCGTTACTGTGACGATGTACGCCGTGGCACTTTCCCCGGCGACAAGAACACATTCTATATGCCTGAAGACCAACTGTCTCAGGTGCGCAAAATAAAAATCAAA
- a CDS encoding diguanylate cyclase gives MQRIADTTPIHLDTPKVLLVEDSTFFATIVQRKIEKRLGFQVDWKKTYAEATAAIDCCKDSYMVALLGLNLPDAPHGEIIQYATKKCIPSIIFTAEIDNDFRSNLLTWSVVDYVLKDSASCVDTLINIIRRIHKNSAIKTLVVDDSRPMRKAITRLLETQRFQVLSATNGKEALRVLSENPDIKLIVTDYDMPEMDGFELIDTLRKTHSKNDLAIIGMSASGDPLLSAQLIKSGADDFVPKPFQVEEFHCRVGHSIEMLENIALIRDLSYKDPLTRLHNRRYFFENADTFIQKAIAKGQKVSVAMLDIDFFKKVNDTYGHDGGDIVLQKISALIQSTFSKDAITCRFGGEEFCVLHTHTVEDNVFERFDALRQAIEATTILIDSHTIQVTISTGISSESEPIASMLKLADSRLYTAKETGRNRVVGRPPAANIRD, from the coding sequence ATGCAAAGGATTGCTGACACCACTCCAATCCATTTGGATACTCCGAAAGTGCTGCTGGTAGAAGACAGCACCTTCTTCGCCACGATCGTCCAAAGGAAAATTGAAAAAAGACTCGGCTTCCAGGTAGACTGGAAGAAAACCTATGCCGAAGCTACAGCTGCCATTGATTGTTGTAAGGATTCATACATGGTAGCCCTTCTCGGCCTGAACCTGCCAGATGCTCCTCATGGCGAGATTATCCAGTATGCCACAAAAAAATGCATACCCAGCATTATCTTCACAGCTGAAATCGATAACGATTTTCGCTCCAATCTTCTTACATGGAGCGTCGTGGATTACGTCCTCAAGGACTCGGCATCCTGCGTGGACACCCTCATCAACATCATTAGGCGTATCCACAAGAACAGCGCCATCAAAACCTTGGTGGTCGATGATTCCCGTCCCATGCGAAAGGCCATAACAAGACTGTTAGAGACACAACGCTTTCAAGTGCTGTCTGCAACCAATGGCAAAGAAGCATTACGCGTTCTGTCTGAAAATCCCGACATCAAGCTCATTGTGACTGACTATGACATGCCGGAAATGGACGGATTTGAACTCATTGATACACTCAGAAAGACCCACTCGAAAAACGACCTGGCCATCATTGGCATGTCTGCCAGCGGAGATCCGCTACTTTCAGCACAACTCATCAAGAGCGGTGCAGACGATTTTGTCCCCAAGCCCTTTCAGGTCGAAGAGTTCCACTGCCGAGTCGGTCACTCTATCGAAATGCTTGAAAACATAGCTCTTATCCGGGATCTTTCCTACAAGGACCCCCTGACTCGATTGCACAACCGCCGTTACTTCTTCGAAAATGCAGATACATTCATCCAAAAAGCCATTGCAAAAGGTCAGAAGGTATCCGTAGCCATGCTCGACATCGACTTCTTCAAAAAAGTCAACGATACTTACGGCCATGACGGGGGCGACATTGTACTGCAAAAAATATCAGCCTTAATACAATCGACCTTTTCAAAGGATGCCATCACCTGCCGTTTTGGTGGTGAAGAATTCTGTGTACTGCATACCCATACTGTCGAGGATAATGTCTTCGAACGCTTCGATGCCCTGAGGCAAGCCATCGAAGCCACCACCATCCTCATTGATAGTCATACTATTCAGGTCACCATTTCCACCGGCATCTCTTCTGAATCAGAACCCATTGCATCCATGCTCAAACTCGCTGACAGCCGACTCTACACCGCCAAGGAAACAGGACGGAACCGAGTGGTTGGCAGACCTCCTGCAGCGAACATTCGCGATTAA